One segment of Ascidiaceihabitans donghaensis DNA contains the following:
- the folD gene encoding bifunctional methylenetetrahydrofolate dehydrogenase/methenyltetrahydrofolate cyclohydrolase FolD produces the protein MAATVIDGKAFAATVRGKVGEHVARLKADHGITPGLAVVLVGEDPASQVYVRSKGKMTVEVGMKSVEHRLDADTSEVDLLALIDQLNNDPEIHGILCQLPLPKHLDEDLVINSISPAKDVDGFHISNVGLLGTGQKSMVPCTPLGCLMMLRDHHGSISGMDAVVVGRSNIVGKPMAQLLLNDSCTVTIAHSRTKDLPDVVRRADIVVAAVGRPEMIPGDWIKEGATVIDVGINRLDAPEKGEGKTKLVGDVHYESCAARAGAITPVPGGVGPMTIACLLANTVTACCRANGLDEPEGLTA, from the coding sequence ATGGCGGCGACGGTGATTGATGGGAAGGCCTTTGCGGCCACGGTACGCGGAAAAGTTGGCGAGCATGTTGCCCGTTTGAAAGCTGATCATGGCATCACGCCCGGTTTGGCTGTTGTTTTGGTGGGTGAAGACCCGGCCAGCCAGGTCTATGTTCGTTCCAAAGGTAAAATGACCGTCGAAGTTGGCATGAAGTCTGTCGAGCATCGCTTGGATGCGGACACCTCCGAAGTCGATTTGCTGGCCTTGATTGATCAGTTGAACAATGATCCTGAAATCCACGGTATCTTGTGCCAATTGCCTTTGCCAAAGCACCTGGACGAGGATCTGGTGATCAATTCCATTTCTCCCGCCAAAGATGTGGATGGCTTTCATATTTCCAATGTGGGTTTGTTGGGCACCGGGCAGAAGTCTATGGTGCCGTGCACACCGCTTGGGTGCTTGATGATGTTGCGTGATCACCATGGGTCCATTTCCGGTATGGACGCCGTTGTTGTGGGCCGGTCCAACATTGTCGGCAAACCCATGGCGCAATTGTTGTTGAACGACAGCTGCACCGTGACAATCGCCCATTCGCGGACCAAAGATTTGCCTGATGTCGTGCGCCGTGCCGATATCGTTGTGGCTGCTGTTGGACGTCCAGAGATGATCCCCGGCGACTGGATCAAGGAAGGCGCGACCGTCATTGATGTTGGCATCAATCGCCTTGATGCCCCTGAAAAGGGCGAAGGCAAAACCAAACTGGTGGGCGACGTACATTACGAAAGCTGTGCCGCGCGCGCCGGTGCCATTACACCTGTGCCCGGTGGTGTAGGTCCAATGACCATCGCCTGCCTGTTGGCAAACACAGTTACTGCGTGTTGCCGTGCCAATGGGCTGGACGAGCCTGAAGGGTTGACCGCCTAA
- the tilS gene encoding tRNA lysidine(34) synthetase TilS: MNKADLSDAFAQQLLPKPPSKLGVAVSGGGDSVALLSLAAIFAEEHGIELHVISIDHGLRADAYQELKLVTQMCADIGCQHHLEYWSGWDGGGNLQDRARVARYELMGDWAAGNGISVVLLGHTANDQAETLMMRLARGAGVDGLSAMSARRMQNGVTWVRPLLGITRRDLRSYLQSEGLVWAEDPSNEDRDYERIRMRDALRILEPLGFSTENLTAVADQMSQARAALNWQTFLAAREVVEVSHGAVCFNMKVYRTLPVEISRRLLVHALGWLSNAEYPPRRNAVEVARHSIRDGVGHTLHGCQIQREGNTLWIYREFNAIKDLTSDIGDAWDDRWYVEGEEEDPVYRVRALGADGLAKTKDWRELGVPRAALMVTPGVFLNGELIAAPAVEDTDEWSVELEGGADGFFGALLSH; encoded by the coding sequence ATGAACAAGGCAGACCTTTCGGACGCCTTCGCACAACAGCTTCTGCCCAAACCACCTAGCAAACTAGGGGTGGCAGTATCGGGTGGGGGTGATTCCGTGGCCCTGCTGTCTTTGGCGGCCATATTCGCCGAAGAACACGGGATTGAATTGCACGTCATCAGCATTGATCACGGCCTGCGGGCCGATGCCTATCAGGAACTGAAACTGGTGACACAAATGTGCGCAGACATCGGCTGTCAGCACCATTTGGAGTATTGGTCGGGTTGGGACGGCGGCGGCAACCTTCAGGATCGTGCGCGCGTTGCGCGGTACGAATTGATGGGAGATTGGGCCGCAGGCAATGGCATTTCTGTGGTGTTGTTGGGCCATACCGCCAACGATCAGGCGGAAACGCTGATGATGCGGTTGGCCCGTGGTGCGGGTGTGGATGGATTATCAGCGATGTCCGCGCGTCGTATGCAAAACGGAGTCACGTGGGTGCGCCCGCTTTTGGGGATCACACGGCGTGATTTGCGCAGCTATTTGCAAAGCGAAGGTCTGGTGTGGGCAGAAGACCCGTCCAATGAGGATCGCGATTACGAACGCATTCGCATGCGCGATGCACTGCGCATTCTGGAGCCCTTGGGGTTTTCGACAGAAAACCTGACTGCGGTGGCCGATCAAATGTCTCAAGCGCGTGCCGCGTTGAATTGGCAAACTTTTTTAGCGGCCCGTGAGGTTGTCGAAGTGTCGCACGGTGCGGTGTGTTTTAACATGAAAGTCTATCGCACTTTGCCGGTCGAAATCTCGCGTCGGTTGTTGGTGCATGCTTTGGGATGGCTTAGCAATGCAGAGTACCCGCCGCGCCGCAATGCGGTTGAAGTGGCCCGTCATTCCATCCGTGACGGGGTCGGACACACCCTGCATGGCTGCCAGATTCAGCGCGAAGGCAATACACTTTGGATCTACCGGGAATTCAATGCAATCAAAGACTTAACGTCAGATATTGGCGATGCATGGGACGATCGCTGGTATGTCGAGGGCGAAGAAGAAGACCCCGTTTACCGGGTGCGCGCCCTTGGGGCGGACGGGCTTGCAAAGACCAAAGACTGGCGCGAATTGGGTGTGCCACGTGCGGCTTTGATGGTGACGCCGGGTGTGTTCTTGAACGGCGAATTGATCGCGGCCCCTGCGGTTGAGGACACGGATGAATGGTCCGTTGAATTGGAAGGTGGGGCTGATGGGTTCTTTGGTGCGCTATTATCGCATTGA
- a CDS encoding LytTR family DNA-binding domain-containing protein, which produces MPEPLTHRQLPNFALPFLIWLVLTLMAAVAGPFATFDVLSFSQRLMYWAAIIGASVGLSCVVSAISSREEPMRWVLCWIVYVLAITSIVHIVNSLVFTVWSGWGQFFYLLGIVALVAAMVHSLVWVLERRQPTVEQSGDVDPIDKFLRRLPLDKRGPLVRIEAQDHYLNVVTDAGEALILMRLSDAIGALGPDVGLRVHRSHWVHKKAVARSAKQDRRDVLVMRDDSIVPVSRGHKQAAKAAGLL; this is translated from the coding sequence ATGCCTGAACCATTGACGCATCGCCAATTGCCCAACTTTGCATTGCCGTTTTTGATTTGGTTGGTGCTGACCTTGATGGCCGCCGTTGCCGGACCGTTTGCAACGTTTGACGTCCTTAGCTTTTCGCAACGTTTGATGTATTGGGCAGCCATAATTGGCGCGTCTGTGGGGCTAAGCTGTGTTGTATCTGCGATCAGCAGCCGTGAGGAACCGATGCGTTGGGTCTTATGTTGGATCGTTTATGTTCTGGCGATCACGTCCATTGTGCACATCGTCAATTCGCTTGTTTTTACAGTTTGGAGCGGATGGGGCCAGTTTTTCTATCTATTGGGTATCGTCGCGCTTGTTGCGGCTATGGTGCACAGTCTGGTTTGGGTTCTGGAACGTAGACAACCGACTGTAGAACAAAGTGGTGACGTCGATCCGATCGATAAGTTTTTGCGGCGTTTACCGTTGGACAAACGCGGCCCGCTTGTACGGATAGAAGCACAGGACCACTATCTTAATGTCGTGACCGACGCAGGAGAGGCCCTGATTTTGATGCGCTTAAGCGATGCTATCGGGGCGCTTGGTCCTGATGTTGGGTTGCGTGTGCATCGATCGCACTGGGTGCACAAAAAGGCTGTCGCGCGATCTGCAAAACAGGACCGGCGTGATGTTTTGGTTATGCGTGATGACAGTATTGTGCCTGTCAGCAGGGGACACAAACAGGCGGCAAAGGCGGCAGGTTTGTTGTGA
- a CDS encoding MOSC domain-containing protein codes for MPALKPTSFSATITWLGRVSPDQGLRSQALQTAFASFDGIAGEAHGGPTRPSCSRVLAQHPRGTEIRNTRQLSIVSAEELTKTAQAMGLDAIDPEWIGASMIVEGLSDFTHVPPSSRLQGPSGVTLVVDMENRPCILPGREIEVEAAGFGGRYKPAAKDRRGVTAWVEREGDLTLGDSLTLHVPDQRLWAHHETL; via the coding sequence ATGCCAGCCCTTAAACCTACCAGCTTTAGCGCCACGATCACCTGGTTGGGACGTGTGTCTCCGGATCAAGGCTTGCGGTCCCAAGCATTGCAGACGGCCTTCGCCAGCTTTGACGGGATTGCAGGCGAGGCACATGGCGGGCCAACGCGGCCTTCGTGTTCGCGCGTACTTGCGCAACATCCGCGGGGCACCGAAATCCGGAACACACGGCAATTAAGCATCGTCAGCGCAGAAGAACTTACCAAAACAGCGCAAGCAATGGGGCTAGATGCGATTGATCCTGAATGGATCGGGGCATCAATGATCGTTGAAGGACTATCTGACTTTACCCATGTTCCGCCGTCTTCGCGGTTGCAAGGACCAAGCGGCGTGACCTTGGTGGTTGATATGGAAAACCGCCCTTGCATCCTGCCCGGTCGCGAAATTGAGGTAGAGGCGGCCGGGTTTGGTGGGCGCTACAAACCTGCCGCAAAGGACCGGCGCGGCGTCACCGCTTGGGTGGAGCGCGAAGGCGATCTTACGCTTGGTGATAGCCTCACGCTTCACGTGCCAGATCAACGCCTGTGGGCCCATCACGAAACGCTTTAA
- the tolB gene encoding Tol-Pal system beta propeller repeat protein TolB, producing the protein MLISMSVLPLRAEPLRIVIDEGVIEPLPFASPNFVAENAGSAEMGAQLARVVAADLQGSGLFREIPSSAYISQVSDFGAPVQFADWKAINAQALVTGAVNVSGNNLTVKFRLYDVFSGGELGSGLQFQGTTDGWRRMAHKVADAVYSRITGETGYFDSRVVYVSQSGPKGDRKKRLAIMDYDGANVKYLTDSRAIVLAPRFSPTGDRVLYTSYETGFPRIYVLDVGSVQRRVLESQDGVMSFAPRFAPNGQTVVYSQASGSNTDLFAMNISNGSTTRLTSAPSIETAPSFSPDGTKIVFESDRSGSPQLYVMPASGGEAKRISFGQGRYGTPVWSPRGDLVAFTKQSKGRFHIGVMRLDGSEERLLTASFLDEGPTWSPNGRVIMFHRETQGASGTSTLYSVDISGRNLRPVRTPEGGSEPSWSPLQK; encoded by the coding sequence TTCGCGTCCCCCAACTTTGTCGCTGAAAATGCCGGCAGCGCCGAGATGGGCGCACAGTTGGCCCGTGTTGTGGCGGCTGATTTGCAAGGGTCGGGGTTGTTTCGTGAAATCCCGTCCAGCGCCTATATCAGCCAGGTCAGTGATTTCGGGGCGCCCGTGCAATTTGCCGACTGGAAAGCGATCAATGCGCAAGCTTTGGTCACAGGCGCCGTCAATGTGTCCGGTAACAATCTGACAGTCAAATTTCGCCTTTACGATGTGTTTTCTGGCGGGGAACTTGGCAGCGGATTGCAGTTTCAAGGCACCACAGACGGTTGGCGGCGCATGGCCCACAAAGTGGCCGATGCCGTTTACAGCCGCATTACAGGCGAGACCGGCTATTTCGACAGTCGTGTGGTCTATGTGTCCCAAAGTGGTCCAAAGGGTGATCGCAAGAAGCGTTTGGCGATTATGGATTATGACGGCGCGAATGTGAAATATCTGACAGACAGCCGCGCGATTGTTCTGGCGCCGCGGTTCAGCCCTACCGGTGATCGTGTGCTTTATACCTCTTATGAGACGGGTTTTCCGCGCATTTACGTGTTGGATGTGGGATCGGTTCAAAGGCGCGTTCTGGAAAGTCAGGATGGTGTCATGAGCTTTGCACCGCGCTTTGCCCCAAACGGGCAGACCGTGGTTTACAGCCAGGCTTCGGGGTCCAACACCGATCTGTTTGCGATGAACATCAGCAACGGGTCCACAACCCGCCTGACGTCCGCGCCGTCCATTGAAACAGCCCCCAGTTTTTCCCCCGATGGCACGAAGATCGTGTTTGAAAGCGACCGCTCAGGCAGCCCACAGCTGTATGTCATGCCCGCAAGTGGCGGTGAGGCGAAACGCATTTCCTTCGGGCAAGGCCGCTACGGCACGCCTGTGTGGTCACCGCGCGGCGATCTGGTCGCCTTTACCAAGCAATCCAAAGGACGCTTTCACATTGGTGTGATGCGTTTGGACGGATCCGAAGAGCGGTTGCTGACAGCATCGTTTCTGGATGAGGGGCCAACCTGGTCGCCAAACGGGCGCGTGATTATGTTCCACCGTGAGACGCAAGGCGCGTCTGGCACATCGACGTTGTATTCGGTTGATATTTCGGGTCGGAACCTACGTCCTGTGCGCACGCCCGAAGGCGGATCAGAGCCGTCTTGGTCTCCGCTGCAGAAATGA
- the ftsH gene encoding ATP-dependent zinc metalloprotease FtsH codes for MGNARNIAFWVVLFLLVFTMFQMYNGSSGSMQSQTVSYSTFVDDVEGGNVSDVTLDGEQVRFVKGGKEYVTIKPGDAEVTDLLIANDVPVEAEQQAQSGFQAFLMTILPFLLLIGVWIYFMNRMQGGGKGGAMGFGKSKAKMLTEKHGRVTFDDVAGIDEAKEELEEIVEFLRNPQKFSRLGGKIPKGALLEGPPGTGKTLLARAIAGEAGVPFFTISGSDFVEMFVGVGASRVRDMFEQAKKNAPCIVFIDEIDAVGRSRGAGYGGGNDEREQTLNQLLVEMDGFEANEGVIIIAATNRKDVLDPALLRPGRFDRQVTVGNPDIKGREKILNVHARKTPLGPDVDLRIIARGTPGFSGADLANLVNEAALMAARVGRRFVAMHDFEQAKDKIMMGAERRSMVLTQDQKEKTAYHEAGHAIVGINLEKCDPVYKATIIPRGGALGMVMSLPEMDKLQMFKDEAEQRIAMTMAGKAAEIIKYGADSVSSGPVGDIMQASQLARAMVMRYGMSDKVGNIDYQEAAAGYQGGGGAGGFSVSAATKELIESEVKRIIDEGYDLAYKIIEEKNVEFERLAQGLLEYETLTGEEIARVVKGEPPHIDEDDDSNKPDEGNASVTAIPKAKGKKSGPSGDGGMEPEPT; via the coding sequence TTGGGAAATGCACGCAACATCGCCTTTTGGGTGGTCCTGTTCCTTCTGGTTTTCACAATGTTCCAGATGTACAATGGCAGCAGCGGCTCTATGCAAAGCCAAACCGTCAGCTATTCAACGTTTGTTGATGACGTCGAGGGCGGCAACGTCAGCGATGTGACCTTGGATGGCGAACAGGTTCGTTTCGTCAAAGGTGGCAAGGAATATGTAACGATCAAACCCGGTGATGCCGAAGTTACCGACCTGTTGATCGCCAACGACGTGCCTGTTGAAGCCGAACAACAAGCGCAATCCGGCTTTCAGGCCTTCTTGATGACAATTCTGCCGTTCCTGCTGCTGATCGGTGTGTGGATTTACTTTATGAACCGCATGCAAGGTGGCGGCAAAGGCGGCGCGATGGGCTTTGGCAAATCCAAAGCCAAGATGCTGACCGAGAAACACGGGCGTGTCACCTTTGACGACGTGGCCGGCATCGACGAAGCCAAAGAAGAACTGGAAGAGATCGTTGAATTCCTGCGCAACCCGCAGAAGTTTTCGCGTCTTGGCGGCAAAATCCCGAAAGGTGCCCTGCTTGAGGGCCCTCCCGGCACCGGTAAAACCTTGCTGGCACGCGCGATTGCCGGTGAAGCGGGTGTGCCGTTCTTTACAATCTCCGGTTCCGACTTTGTTGAAATGTTCGTGGGTGTTGGTGCGTCCCGCGTGCGCGACATGTTCGAACAGGCGAAGAAAAACGCACCTTGCATCGTGTTTATCGATGAAATCGACGCTGTGGGCCGATCGCGTGGCGCAGGCTACGGTGGCGGCAACGATGAACGTGAGCAAACGTTGAACCAGTTGCTGGTCGAAATGGACGGCTTTGAGGCCAACGAAGGCGTCATCATCATCGCGGCGACCAACCGTAAAGACGTGTTGGACCCTGCTTTGCTGCGTCCGGGTCGCTTTGACCGTCAGGTCACCGTTGGCAATCCCGACATCAAAGGTCGTGAAAAGATCCTGAATGTACACGCACGTAAAACGCCGCTTGGTCCGGACGTTGACTTGCGCATCATCGCGCGTGGCACACCCGGTTTTTCCGGTGCGGATCTTGCGAACCTTGTGAATGAGGCGGCCTTGATGGCGGCCCGCGTCGGGCGTCGCTTTGTGGCGATGCACGACTTTGAACAGGCCAAAGACAAGATCATGATGGGCGCTGAACGCCGGTCTATGGTACTGACGCAGGATCAAAAGGAAAAAACCGCCTACCACGAAGCGGGCCATGCTATTGTCGGCATCAACCTTGAGAAATGTGATCCTGTCTACAAAGCCACCATCATTCCGCGCGGCGGGGCGTTGGGCATGGTGATGAGCCTGCCTGAAATGGACAAATTGCAGATGTTCAAAGATGAAGCCGAACAGCGTATTGCGATGACGATGGCGGGCAAAGCCGCTGAGATCATCAAATACGGTGCGGATTCTGTATCTTCTGGTCCTGTGGGCGACATCATGCAGGCCAGCCAATTGGCGCGCGCCATGGTGATGCGCTACGGCATGTCCGATAAAGTCGGCAACATCGACTATCAAGAAGCAGCAGCTGGCTATCAGGGTGGTGGTGGTGCAGGGGGCTTTTCTGTCTCAGCAGCAACCAAAGAGCTGATCGAAAGCGAAGTGAAGCGTATCATCGATGAAGGCTATGATCTGGCCTATAAAATCATCGAAGAAAAAAACGTGGAGTTTGAACGCCTTGCCCAAGGTCTGCTGGAATATGAAACGCTGACGGGCGAAGAAATCGCACGTGTCGTAAAGGGGGAACCACCCCATATCGACGAAGACGATGACAGCAATAAACCCGACGAAGGCAACGCCAGTGTCACAGCGATCCCAAAAGCAAAGGGCAAAAAGTCCGGCCCATCCGGTGACGGTGGGATGGAACCCGAACCGACCTAA
- a CDS encoding formate--tetrahydrofolate ligase — MGYKSDIEIAREADKKPIQEIGAKLGIESKDLLPYGHDKAKVSQSFINSVQDRADGKLILVTAINPTPAGEGKTTTTVGLGDGLNRIGKKACVCIREASLGPNFGMKGGAAGGGYAQVVPMEEMNLHFTGDFHAITSAHSLLSAMIDNHIYWGNELEIDVRRVVWRRVVDMNDRALRQITASLGGVANGFPREAGFDITVASEVMAILCLANNLQDLQKRLGDMIVAYRRDRSPVFARDIKADGAMTVLLKDAMQPNIVQTLENNPAFVHGGPFANIAHGCNSVIATTTALKLADYVVTEAGFGADLGAEKFLNIKCRKAGLSPSVVVCVATVRAMKMNGGVAKADLGAENVDAVKAGCPNLGRHIENLKSFGVPVVVAINHFVTDTDAEVQAVKDFVAAQGAEAVLSRHWELGSEGSADLATKVAELADSGVANFAPIYPDEMSLADKIQTIAKRIYRADEALMDQKIRDQLKLWEEQGYGNLPVCMAKTQYSFSTDPSLRGAPTGFSVPVREVRLSAGAGFIVAVCGEIMTMPGLPRTPSAESIMLNEDGQIEGLF, encoded by the coding sequence ATGGGCTATAAATCAGACATCGAAATCGCGCGTGAAGCCGATAAAAAGCCGATCCAAGAGATCGGCGCCAAGCTGGGCATCGAAAGCAAAGATTTGCTGCCCTACGGCCACGACAAGGCCAAAGTCAGCCAGTCTTTCATCAACTCGGTTCAGGACCGCGCGGATGGTAAGCTGATCCTTGTGACCGCGATCAACCCCACGCCTGCGGGCGAAGGCAAGACCACGACAACAGTCGGCTTGGGTGATGGTCTGAACCGGATCGGCAAAAAGGCATGCGTTTGCATTCGCGAAGCATCCCTGGGGCCCAACTTCGGTATGAAGGGTGGTGCTGCCGGTGGCGGTTATGCGCAAGTTGTACCTATGGAAGAAATGAACCTGCACTTTACAGGCGACTTCCACGCGATCACGTCTGCGCATTCGCTTTTGTCTGCAATGATCGACAACCACATCTATTGGGGCAATGAGCTTGAAATCGACGTGCGCCGCGTTGTGTGGCGCCGCGTTGTCGACATGAACGACCGTGCTTTACGTCAGATCACCGCGTCTTTGGGTGGTGTTGCGAACGGCTTCCCACGTGAAGCGGGCTTTGACATCACGGTGGCCTCTGAGGTCATGGCGATCTTGTGCCTGGCCAACAACTTGCAAGATTTGCAAAAACGCTTGGGCGACATGATCGTGGCCTACCGCCGTGACCGCAGCCCTGTGTTTGCACGCGACATCAAAGCCGACGGCGCGATGACTGTGTTGCTGAAAGACGCAATGCAGCCAAACATCGTACAAACGCTGGAAAACAACCCCGCCTTCGTACACGGCGGCCCGTTTGCCAACATCGCGCATGGTTGTAACTCCGTCATCGCCACCACAACGGCCCTGAAGCTGGCCGACTACGTTGTGACCGAAGCTGGCTTTGGTGCGGATTTGGGCGCTGAGAAGTTCCTGAACATCAAATGCCGCAAAGCTGGTCTGTCCCCGTCCGTTGTCGTTTGTGTGGCTACAGTGCGCGCCATGAAAATGAACGGTGGCGTGGCCAAAGCTGACTTGGGTGCAGAAAATGTTGATGCGGTGAAAGCCGGTTGCCCGAACTTGGGTCGTCACATCGAAAACCTGAAATCCTTTGGTGTTCCGGTTGTTGTCGCCATCAACCACTTTGTCACGGACACGGATGCCGAAGTGCAAGCGGTCAAAGACTTTGTAGCGGCACAAGGCGCAGAAGCGGTCCTGTCGCGTCACTGGGAATTGGGATCAGAAGGCTCTGCTGATTTGGCAACCAAAGTTGCAGAACTGGCCGATTCCGGTGTTGCGAACTTTGCGCCGATCTATCCGGACGAGATGTCTTTGGCGGATAAAATCCAAACCATTGCCAAACGCATCTACCGCGCCGACGAAGCCCTTATGGACCAGAAAATCCGCGATCAGCTGAAGCTTTGGGAAGAGCAGGGATATGGCAACTTGCCGGTATGCATGGCCAAAACCCAATACAGCTTCTCAACGGATCCGTCTTTGCGTGGCGCGCCCACCGGTTTCTCTGTGCCAGTGCGTGAAGTACGCCTGAGCGCCGGTGCAGGGTTTATTGTCGCGGTTTGCGGTGAGATCATGACAATGCCGGGTTTGCCGCGTACACCCTCTGCTGAAAGCATTATGTTGAACGAAGACGGTCAAATCGAAGGCCTGTTCTAA
- the pal gene encoding peptidoglycan-associated lipoprotein Pal — protein MNTKVKMILVAGALALSACTNPAGLGGGGVTDGTAGAGTGGVIPGSVSDPTSVAYFQQAVGDRVLFVVDQSTLTDQGRTILDGQAQWLITNTDYTAVIEGHADEQGTTAYNLALGARRADAARSYLISKGISGARLKVVSYGKERPAEVCSDEACYAKNRRAVTVLAGGLTG, from the coding sequence ATGAATACCAAAGTTAAAATGATACTGGTTGCAGGGGCGCTGGCGCTGTCTGCTTGTACAAACCCCGCAGGTTTGGGGGGCGGTGGTGTCACGGATGGCACAGCCGGTGCAGGGACCGGAGGGGTCATTCCGGGATCGGTGTCCGATCCCACTTCTGTTGCTTATTTCCAGCAAGCGGTCGGGGACCGTGTTTTGTTCGTGGTGGATCAATCCACCCTGACCGATCAAGGGCGCACAATTCTGGATGGTCAGGCGCAATGGCTGATCACGAACACCGATTACACAGCTGTCATTGAAGGCCATGCCGACGAACAGGGTACAACAGCCTACAACCTAGCCTTGGGTGCACGACGCGCCGATGCGGCGCGGTCCTATTTGATTTCAAAGGGAATTTCAGGTGCTCGCCTTAAGGTAGTCTCTTATGGCAAAGAGCGTCCAGCTGAGGTATGCAGTGATGAAGCGTGCTATGCGAAGAACCGCCGCGCCGTCACTGTTTTGGCGGGTGGCCTGACAGGTTAG
- the ybgF gene encoding tol-pal system protein YbgF: MRYKMLFAVCLMALPFGAAAQDEQTLADIRQELTVLNVEIQKLKRELNTTGSATGGVAGGSVLQRIESIEFALQSLTGKTEQLEFRINRVVTDGTNRIGDLEFRLVELEGGDIGALGETSTLGGETGAVQTPSQPIPTQPETQLAGTEQADFERASEALASGDFRGAADQFATFNQTYPGGPLAVQADFKRGEALEGLGDIRAAARAYLDSFSADQTGPTAPDALFRLGAALGRLNQVDEACVMLSEVSVRFPTADAALQANAQMRNIGCSS, from the coding sequence ATGCGTTACAAAATGCTTTTTGCGGTGTGCTTGATGGCGCTGCCTTTTGGGGCGGCGGCGCAAGACGAACAGACTTTGGCTGACATTCGCCAAGAACTGACCGTGCTGAATGTGGAAATTCAGAAACTAAAGCGTGAATTGAACACCACGGGCAGCGCCACAGGCGGTGTTGCCGGTGGATCTGTGTTGCAGCGTATCGAAAGCATCGAGTTCGCCTTGCAGTCGCTGACCGGCAAAACAGAGCAACTTGAATTTCGCATCAACCGCGTTGTGACAGACGGTACAAACCGTATTGGCGACCTGGAATTCCGTCTTGTTGAACTGGAAGGCGGCGACATCGGCGCTTTGGGTGAAACATCGACGCTTGGCGGAGAAACTGGCGCGGTACAAACCCCCAGCCAGCCAATCCCAACGCAACCTGAAACGCAATTGGCAGGCACAGAACAAGCAGACTTCGAGCGGGCGTCGGAGGCGCTCGCATCCGGTGACTTTCGCGGCGCCGCTGACCAGTTTGCGACCTTTAATCAAACCTATCCCGGCGGACCGTTAGCGGTTCAGGCTGACTTCAAGCGCGGTGAGGCTTTGGAAGGGCTGGGCGACATTCGTGCCGCTGCCCGCGCCTATCTGGACAGTTTCAGCGCCGACCAAACCGGACCGACAGCGCCAGACGCGCTTTTCCGGTTGGGGGCGGCTTTGGGGCGTCTCAACCAAGTCGACGAAGCTTGCGTGATGTTATCGGAAGTGTCAGTCCGCTTTCCAACCGCAGATGCAGCACTGCAAGCCAATGCGCAAATGCGCAACATCGGGTGTTCCTCATAA
- a CDS encoding DUF2306 domain-containing protein produces MSFSPLLSATMPVIFHAIVALALCLLTIVMFTLPKGNRMHRTLGWVWVIGMGFVAISSFWISGLRHIGPFSAIHVLSIYTLFSLVANVRAARSHNVKAHRKGMKSLVFGALVLAGLFTLLPGRIMFDMVTGG; encoded by the coding sequence ATGTCGTTTTCGCCACTCCTCTCCGCCACTATGCCTGTGATCTTTCACGCAATTGTTGCATTGGCGCTGTGTCTGCTGACCATCGTGATGTTCACCTTGCCAAAAGGCAATCGTATGCATCGTACCCTGGGTTGGGTGTGGGTCATCGGTATGGGGTTTGTCGCGATCAGCAGTTTCTGGATCAGCGGTTTGCGCCACATCGGCCCGTTCAGTGCAATACACGTGTTGTCAATCTACACATTGTTTTCGCTGGTGGCGAATGTGCGCGCCGCACGGTCTCACAACGTAAAAGCGCACCGAAAAGGAATGAAATCCCTTGTGTTCGGTGCGCTTGTTCTGGCTGGGCTGTTTACCTTACTGCCCGGCCGCATCATGTTTGATATGGTGACAGGGGGTTAG